The following coding sequences lie in one Klebsiella huaxiensis genomic window:
- the fimI gene encoding type 1 fimbrial minor subunit FimI, whose protein sequence is MQRMKSGLLIFLLPPLALAGNQWDIMLPGGGMRFQGLVIAESCRVEAGDRQMTVKMGQISSNRFHSAGEDTNPVPFDIHLQECSTAVSQRVGVAFHGVADGKNPDVLSVGEGPGIATGIGVALFDKTGNLIPLNAPPASWTQLHTGPTTLHFVAKYRSTGNQVTGGAANAQAWFSLTYQ, encoded by the coding sequence ATGCAAAGGATGAAGTCAGGTCTGTTGATATTTTTGCTCCCACCGCTGGCGCTGGCCGGTAACCAGTGGGACATCATGCTGCCCGGCGGTGGCATGCGTTTCCAGGGGCTTGTCATTGCCGAGTCATGCCGCGTTGAAGCGGGCGATCGGCAGATGACGGTCAAGATGGGGCAAATCAGCAGCAATCGGTTTCATTCTGCGGGCGAGGATACCAATCCCGTCCCCTTCGACATTCACCTGCAGGAGTGCAGTACCGCCGTGAGCCAGCGCGTTGGCGTGGCATTTCACGGCGTCGCGGACGGTAAAAACCCGGACGTGCTCTCGGTGGGCGAAGGACCGGGGATCGCCACCGGTATTGGCGTGGCCCTGTTTGATAAAACAGGCAATCTGATCCCACTCAATGCGCCACCAGCATCATGGACACAATTGCACACGGGTCCGACTACCCTGCATTTTGTCGCCAAATATCGTTCCACCGGGAATCAGGTCACCGGAGGAGCAGCAAATGCTCAGGCCTGGTTCTCCCTGACCTACCAGTAA
- a CDS encoding fimbria/pilus periplasmic chaperone yields MRGMRGLLAGLLLIATTGFAAQAQAGVALGATRVIYPSGQKQVQLAVTNNDENTYLIQSWVENADGVKDGRFVITPPLFAMQGKKENTLRILDATNNQLPQDRETLFWMNVKAIPSMDKSKLSDNTLQLAIISRIKLYYRPAKLALPPDQAPEKLKFRRSAGSLTLINPTPYFQTVTELNAGTRILKNALVPPMGETTVQLPSDAGSEITYRTINDYGALTPRMKGAMQ; encoded by the coding sequence ATGCGCGGGATGCGCGGTTTACTGGCAGGACTTTTACTGATCGCCACCACCGGTTTCGCCGCGCAGGCGCAAGCTGGGGTCGCGCTGGGTGCAACTCGCGTCATTTATCCGTCCGGGCAGAAGCAAGTTCAGTTGGCAGTAACCAATAACGACGAGAACACCTATCTGATTCAGTCCTGGGTAGAAAATGCTGATGGCGTGAAAGACGGACGTTTTGTTATCACTCCGCCGCTGTTTGCCATGCAGGGGAAAAAGGAGAACACCCTGCGCATCCTTGATGCCACCAATAACCAGTTGCCACAAGACCGGGAAACCCTGTTCTGGATGAACGTCAAAGCTATCCCGTCGATGGACAAATCGAAACTCAGCGACAATACCCTGCAGCTGGCGATTATCAGCCGCATCAAGCTCTATTATCGCCCGGCAAAGCTGGCGCTGCCGCCGGATCAGGCTCCGGAAAAGCTGAAGTTTCGTCGCAGCGCGGGTTCGCTCACGCTGATTAATCCGACGCCTTATTTTCAGACGGTTACCGAGCTCAATGCCGGAACCCGCATCCTGAAAAATGCGCTGGTCCCGCCGATGGGCGAAACCACCGTCCAGTTACCCTCCGATGCAGGTAGCGAAATTACCTATCGGACGATCAACGACTACGGCGCACTGACTCCGCGTATGAAAGGCGCTATGCAGTAA
- the fimG gene encoding type 1 fimbrial minor subunit FimG yields the protein MKFTHTGWLLAAMLAATAPTLQAADVTITVNGKVVAKPCTVSTLNATVDLGDLYTFSLVSAGSSSPWHSVALNLSNCPVGTSRVTASFSGTADATGYYKNQGTAGNIQLELQDDGGTTLNTGAKKEVQVDDATQSASFPLQVRALTVNGGATQGTIQAVINVTYTYA from the coding sequence ATGAAATTTACCCACACCGGATGGCTTCTGGCCGCGATGCTGGCAGCGACCGCCCCAACACTACAGGCCGCCGACGTCACCATTACCGTTAACGGTAAAGTGGTGGCCAAACCCTGTACGGTTTCCACTCTTAACGCCACCGTTGATCTTGGCGATCTTTACACCTTTAGTCTGGTGTCTGCCGGCTCCTCTTCCCCGTGGCACAGCGTAGCGCTCAACCTGAGCAACTGCCCGGTCGGCACGTCGCGGGTCACCGCCAGCTTCAGCGGCACGGCAGATGCCACTGGCTACTACAAAAATCAGGGTACCGCAGGAAATATCCAGCTTGAACTGCAGGATGACGGCGGTACCACGTTGAATACCGGCGCGAAAAAAGAGGTCCAGGTGGATGATGCAACCCAGTCCGCCAGCTTCCCGCTACAAGTCAGAGCGCTGACGGTCAACGGCGGGGCCACCCAGGGAACTATTCAGGCAGTGATTAACGTCACCTACACCTACGCCTGA
- the fimF gene encoding type 1 fimbrial adaptor subunit FimF: MRKTLYLLCAVLSLVVANASAADSTITISGYVRDNACAVAAESKDFTVDLMDNAAKQFHAPGATTPLVPFRIVLSPCGSSVTAVKIGFVGIADSINTDLLKLDGGATSAAGMGVQILDAQQTMLPLNATSATIPWTTLTPGQTNTLNFYARLMATQVPVTAGHVNATATFTLEFQ, encoded by the coding sequence ATGAGAAAAACCCTTTATCTGCTGTGCGCCGTCCTGTCGCTGGTGGTTGCCAACGCCAGCGCGGCGGACAGCACCATCACCATCAGCGGTTACGTTCGCGATAACGCCTGCGCAGTCGCCGCTGAATCAAAGGATTTTACCGTTGACCTGATGGATAACGCCGCAAAGCAGTTCCATGCGCCTGGAGCCACCACGCCCCTGGTGCCCTTTCGCATCGTCCTGTCGCCCTGCGGCAGCTCGGTCACGGCGGTGAAAATCGGTTTTGTTGGTATTGCCGATAGCATCAATACCGACTTGCTAAAACTCGACGGCGGGGCAACATCCGCAGCGGGCATGGGCGTGCAGATCCTTGACGCGCAGCAGACAATGCTACCGCTTAACGCCACGTCAGCCACGATCCCATGGACCACGCTGACCCCCGGCCAGACCAACACGTTGAACTTTTATGCCCGGTTGATGGCCACTCAGGTACCGGTGACCGCCGGACACGTAAATGCAACCGCAACATTCACTCTCGAATTTCAGTAA
- a CDS encoding fimbrial biogenesis usher protein, producing MSHLKYGLDCLDTRRIAPGSARIFAQIPLAFLLASPAFYAQAELYFNPRFLADDPAAVADLSGFEKGQELPPGTYRADIYLNDGYMTTRDVTFNVDEKNHELAPCLTRGQLASMGVNTLAIAGIDVLAADACVPLTEMIKDATTRFDAGQQRLWITVPQAFMGNRARGYIPPELWDHGINAGLLNYNFTGNNVHNDVGGSSNYAYLNLQSGLNLGAWRLRDNTTWSYSSSGSSSISENKWQHVNTWLERDITLLRSRLTLGDSYTNGDVFDGINFRGVQLASDDNMLPDSQKGFAPVIHGIARGTAQVSVKQNGYEIYQSTVPPGPFTINDLYAAGSGGDLQVTIKEADGSSQVISVPYSSVPVLQREGHTRYAVTTGEYRSGSTQQEKPKFFQGTLLHGLPAGWTLYGGTQLADRYRAFNLGVGKNMGELGALSVDITQANATLPDDSDHQGQSIRFLYNKSLTDTGTNIQLVGYRYSTRGYFSFADTTYNRMSGYNVETQDGVVEVKPKFTDYYNLAYNKRGKVQLSVTQQLGRTATLYLSGSHQTYWGTGKADQQLQAGLNAAVDDINWTLSYSLTKNAWQQGRDQMLAVNVNIPFSHWMRSDSNSAWRHASASYSMSNDLNGRTTSLAGLYGTLLEDNNLSYSVQTGYAGGGEGNSGATGYTALNYRGGYGNANIGYSRSDGIKQLYYGLSGGVLAHADGVTLSQPMNDTVVLIKAPGADNVKVENQTGVQTDWRGYAVLPYATEYRENRVALNTNSLADNVDLDDAVASVVPTHGAIVRAEFKAHVGLKLLMSLIYNGKPVPFGALVTSDSNQGSSIVADNGQVYLSGMPLVGKVQAKWGEGPNASCEADYSLSPESQNQMLSQLSAECR from the coding sequence ATGTCACATCTGAAATATGGACTCGACTGTTTGGATACCCGGCGCATTGCTCCAGGATCTGCGCGCATATTCGCGCAGATCCCTCTTGCCTTTTTACTTGCCTCACCAGCCTTTTATGCACAGGCGGAACTCTATTTTAACCCGCGTTTTCTGGCGGACGATCCCGCAGCCGTAGCGGATCTTTCCGGTTTTGAAAAAGGCCAGGAGTTGCCGCCAGGTACCTATCGCGCAGATATCTATCTGAATGACGGGTATATGACCACCCGCGATGTCACCTTTAATGTCGACGAAAAAAACCACGAACTGGCCCCCTGCCTGACGCGTGGGCAGCTTGCCAGCATGGGCGTCAATACGTTGGCCATTGCCGGAATCGACGTACTGGCAGCGGACGCCTGCGTGCCGTTGACCGAGATGATAAAAGACGCCACTACCCGCTTTGATGCCGGGCAGCAGCGGCTCTGGATAACCGTTCCCCAAGCATTTATGGGCAACCGCGCCCGCGGCTATATTCCGCCTGAGCTCTGGGACCACGGAATTAACGCCGGACTGCTGAACTACAATTTCACCGGCAACAATGTCCACAACGACGTGGGCGGCAGCAGCAACTACGCCTACCTGAACCTGCAAAGCGGCCTGAATCTGGGCGCCTGGCGCCTGCGTGATAACACCACCTGGAGCTACAGCAGCAGCGGTAGCTCGTCGATCAGTGAAAACAAATGGCAGCACGTTAACACCTGGCTGGAGCGTGACATCACGCTGCTGCGCTCACGCCTGACGCTCGGCGACAGCTATACCAACGGCGATGTTTTCGACGGCATTAACTTCCGCGGCGTACAGTTAGCGTCCGACGATAACATGCTGCCGGATAGCCAGAAGGGCTTTGCCCCGGTAATCCACGGGATTGCCCGCGGCACGGCCCAGGTCTCGGTGAAACAGAACGGCTATGAGATCTACCAAAGTACGGTACCGCCTGGTCCGTTCACTATTAACGATCTCTATGCCGCAGGCAGCGGCGGCGATCTGCAGGTGACCATCAAAGAGGCAGACGGCAGCAGCCAGGTCATCAGTGTCCCCTACTCGTCGGTCCCGGTGCTCCAGCGCGAAGGCCATACCCGCTATGCCGTCACTACCGGTGAATACCGCAGCGGCAGCACCCAGCAGGAAAAACCGAAATTCTTCCAGGGCACCCTACTGCACGGGCTTCCGGCTGGCTGGACGCTGTACGGCGGCACCCAACTGGCGGACCGCTATCGCGCCTTTAACCTCGGCGTGGGTAAAAATATGGGCGAACTGGGTGCCTTGTCTGTGGACATCACTCAGGCCAACGCCACTCTGCCCGATGACAGCGATCATCAGGGGCAGTCAATACGCTTTCTGTATAACAAATCGCTCACGGATACCGGCACCAATATCCAGCTGGTGGGATATCGCTACTCCACGCGCGGCTATTTCAGCTTCGCCGATACCACCTACAATCGGATGAGCGGCTACAACGTCGAAACGCAGGATGGCGTGGTTGAAGTGAAGCCGAAGTTCACCGACTACTACAACCTCGCTTACAACAAGCGCGGCAAGGTACAGCTCAGCGTCACCCAACAATTGGGTCGTACCGCCACCCTCTATCTGAGCGGTAGCCATCAAACCTACTGGGGCACCGGCAAGGCCGATCAGCAGCTACAGGCTGGACTGAACGCCGCCGTCGACGATATTAACTGGACGCTGAGCTACAGCCTGACCAAAAACGCCTGGCAGCAGGGGCGCGATCAGATGCTGGCGGTTAACGTCAATATTCCGTTCAGCCACTGGATGCGCTCGGACAGCAACTCCGCCTGGCGACACGCCAGCGCCAGCTACAGCATGTCAAACGATCTCAACGGCCGGACCACCAGCCTCGCAGGCCTGTACGGCACGCTGCTGGAAGATAACAACCTGAGCTACAGCGTGCAGACCGGCTACGCGGGCGGCGGCGAAGGCAACAGCGGCGCGACTGGCTACACCGCGCTGAACTACCGTGGCGGCTACGGCAACGCCAATATCGGCTATAGCCGCAGCGACGGCATCAAGCAGCTTTATTACGGTCTGAGCGGCGGCGTACTGGCCCATGCCGATGGCGTCACCCTGAGCCAACCAATGAACGACACCGTGGTGCTGATTAAAGCCCCCGGTGCTGACAATGTGAAAGTGGAAAACCAGACCGGGGTTCAGACCGACTGGCGAGGTTACGCCGTGCTGCCTTACGCCACCGAATACCGGGAAAACCGGGTGGCGCTGAATACCAACAGCCTCGCCGATAACGTCGATCTGGACGATGCGGTGGCCAGCGTGGTCCCGACCCACGGGGCGATTGTCCGCGCTGAATTTAAAGCTCACGTCGGGCTCAAGCTACTGATGTCGCTTATCTATAACGGCAAACCGGTCCCCTTCGGCGCGCTGGTCACCTCGGACAGCAACCAGGGCAGCAGCATCGTCGCCGACAACGGCCAGGTTTATCTGAGCGGGATGCCGTTGGTCGGCAAAGTGCAGGCGAAATGGGGTGAAGGCCCGAACGCCAGCTGCGAAGCCGACTATAGCCTGTCGCCGGAAAGCCAGAACCAGATGCTGAGCCAGCTATCAGCCGAGTGCCGCTAA